ATTACAACCTTGATTAACCTTTACAACAGAGATGAAAACAAGGTTTTTGACTACTTAAAGAAGCTTGACGCAAACGTAAACATGTATACCAAGTCAGGTTCAGCACCAGGAAAAGATTGTGCAATTGGTGAGACGACCATAGCGATTGGCTATCTCCACGACCTTGTGAAACTTCAAAAAGAGGGAGCGCCTATCATCATCACACTGCCTTCAGAAGGCTCCGGATATGAAATAGCAGCAATGTCACTTATAAAGGGTGGAAAAGAACCTCTCGAAGCAAAAAAACTCTACAACTGGATACTTGGCGACAAAGCGCAGGAAATAATCGCAAGCTGGTACGTGATTCCTCTATCACCTAAGGCACCGAAAAATAAGATGGTTTACAAACTATCAGATGTGAAGTTAGTCCAGCAAGACCTTCTTTGGGAAGCTCAAAACAGAGAGAGGTTAGTGGACAGATGGAACAAAGAAATTGGAAAATAATTAAATATGTCATTGCGCTCAGCATTTTGTTTTTTGTGCTCTTTTGGATACGTACAACGATAAGAAACGAGTTCTCCCGCTCCTTGCGGGAGAACTTATTCAGGTTGGCAAACTCAATATCGACTATGGAAGTTGACTCTATAAGTGAGAGATTCCCCGACATCCTTGTCTACAAGTCAACATTTGAAGGTGAAGAATACGAGACAAGAAAGGGTTTGAAGGGACTTGTTAAAACGCTCCCTGACTACAGCTACGGAGAAGAACATGCTTTTTATGAAGAAGTATATCTTTCCTCTAATATCCTAAGAGTTGACAACAAAGACTATTTTGTAGTCTTTACACCTATTGTTAAAGACTTTGAAGTAGCCGGGATTCTTATCCAGCTCCATCCAGCAAGTGACTCTTTGAAACTACTCAGAACAGTAGATGTTATGTTCCTGATATTCTATGGACTTTTCGCAATTGCTTTTGCGATTGCTACGTTCTCGATAGATCCGGTGACAACGTACGCAATAATTGTCACTTTTGGAGTCGTTTTGGTATTCATCGTCTACCCGCTTTATGAAGCGGTTAGGCTGACCTTCATGAGAACCGGCACGTTTACTACCAGTGTATGGAAGACAGTACTTACTGAAAAAGGATATTTGAAAGCGTTTGCTAACAGCGTGTTACTCGGTTCCATAACAGCGACTGTTTCCACGATCGTAGGTTTCCTTTTTGCATTTTTAGTTACGAGAACAGCAATCAAGGGAAAGAAATTTATCTCCACATTAGCAACGCTGCCGGTCATTTCACCGCCGTTTTCTTTAACCTTGTCCATAATACTCTTGTTTGGTTCAAATGGACTTATAACCAAGCAACTTCTGAAATTGAATTGGGATATATACGGTTTAGATGGTTTGGTAATTGCGCAGACGATGGGAATGTTCCCAATTGCGTATCTTACGATGGTCGGTGTTTTAGAAGCTATAGACAGCACGCTTGAAGAAGCCTCAATGAACCTCGGTGCAAGTAGGTGGAAGGTCTTTACAACAGTAACGCTACCACTATCACTTCCAGGGCTGCTAAGCTCGTGGCTGCTTGTTTTTACGAATTCGGTGGCCGACTTTGCGAATCCTCTAATGCTTGGTGGAAAATTCAACGTGCTTTCAGTCACTGCGTACCTCGAAGTAACTGGTATGAATCGCTTAGACAGAGGTGCTGCTCTGTCGTTATTGCTGTTACTTCCTACGCTCACCGCATTCTACTTGCAAAGGTATGTCGTTAACAGGAAATCGTACGTTACGGTCACAGGTAAACCCAGCGGTAGGATAGTTGAGATTGTAAGCCCTGGTGCAAGAAGGGTTCTCAGTGTGATAGCGTATGTAATTATAATATTCCTGGTAGGTTTGTATTCAACAATCTTTATGGGTTGTTTCGTCAAGAACTGGGGAATAGATTATACCTTTACAACTGCAAACATCGTCGAGGCACTCCAGCGCGGTAAAAAAGCGTTAACGGATACAACTTTGCTTGCGACTGTTGCGATGCCAATTGCAGGTGTATTTTCAATGATTGTTGCGTTTCTCTTTGTTCGTAAAAAGTTCCCAGGCAAAAAACTGTTGCAAGGTCTTGTACTATTACCATTTTCAATACCAGGTACGCTTGTGGGTATAAGTTATGTGATAGCGTTCAATAAGCCACCACTAATATTGGTTGGAACGGCTGCGATTATTGTGATAAATTACGTGATCAGAGAATTGCCCGTAGGGGTAGAAGGCGGAGTTGCTACTCTGAAACAAATAGATCCATCGATAGAAGAAGCAGCTCAAAATCTGGGAGCTAACCCACAGACAGTGTTCTCGACTATAATTCTTCCGCTCATAAGACCAGCGTTTATTTCAAGCCTTTCTTACACTTTTGTTAGATCTATGACCGCAGTTAGCGCGGTGGTGTTCTTGATTTCGGCGAAGTGGTATCATATTACTATGCAGATATACAATTTCTCAGAGAATCTAAGATTCGGTCTTGCAAGCGTACTATCTTCGGTACTTATAATCATAATCCTTGTTGTCTTCGGATTATTGAGGCTTCTCGTTCGTAAGAGCGAATATTTAGAAAAAACGATTGTCCAACAATGAAAAGAGAGGGATACATACGATGAAGCAGGTCTCATTGAAAATAAAGAACGTGTCTAAAGTATTTAAAGATTTCAGAGGAAGAGAAGTAACCGCGGTCGATAATATCAGCTTCGAAGTTAACCCGGGGGAATTCGTTACTTTGCTGGGGCCCTCTGGATGCGGTAAAACGACAACTTTAAGAATGATTGCTGGCTTCGAGAAGCCAACCAGTGGAATGATACTAATTAACGATGTAAACGTGGTAGAAATTCCACCATGGAAACGAGACACAGCTATGGTTTTTCAAAGTTACGGACTGTTCCCTCACATGAACGTTGCTGAAAATATTGCCTATGGATTGAAGATGCGAAAAGTACCGAAGGAAGAGATAGAGAAGAAGGTCAAAGCCATTTTAAAGGTTGTTGGACTTGAAGGGTTTGAAGAAAGGCCGCCTTCCAGTCTCTCGGGTGGACAACAACAGAGGGTGGCTCTTGCAAGAGCGCTTGTTGTTGAACCTTCGGTTCTTCTTTTTGACGAACCGTTGTCAAATCTTGACGTATTGTTGAGAGAGCAGATGAGGGTTGAAATCAAGAGAATTCAAAAAGAAGTAGGTATAACGGCAATATATGTCACGCACGATCGAACAGAGGCACTAACACTTTCAGATAAAATTGTTCTCATGAAAGGTGGAAAAATAGAACAAATAGGTACACCGGAAGAGATTTACGAAAAACCGGAGAGTAAATTCGCGGCTGAGTTTATGGGTAAAATCAACTTTTTCCCAATAGATGTTGTGGAATTTCAGCCGGACAAAACGGTTGTCAAACTGAAGAATGCAGTCTACGAAATTCCTTCAGTTCCTACTAAGAGAAGTGAGAAGTACGTTCTCGGTTGCAGGCCGGAAGGCTTGAAACTATCAAAGGAAGGACCGGTGAAGGGAATAATAACGACGATAGTCTATCTTGGAAACTTCTCAGAATACTACATTCAAACGGATTACGGAGAGGTGATGGTCAAGGTGTTACCTCCGTTCGATAAAAATCTCACTGAAGGCAGGGAAGTGTTCATCGAAGTAATACCAGAAATAGCAAAGATTATACCAGAAAGCTAATAAAAGGGCGCTCAAACGAGCGCCTTTTTTCGTGCATCTTAAAAAATACTGAACTTTTGAAAGAGCGTTGCGAAGATAAGTGAAATCACCGCCATGATTTTTATCAGTATATCGAGGCTAGGACCGACCGTATCCTTCAATGGATCACCAACAGTGTCGCCTACAACCAAAGCGGCGTGCTCCGCCGATCTTTTTGCCAAACCTGGGATTTTGCCCTGCTCCAAATGTTTCTTTGCATTATCCCACGCACCACCGGCATTTGCTGTAAATATTGCGAGCATTATTCCACTAAGCGTTGTTCCCACAAGTAGACCACCTACAAAATCAACACCGAAGGTGAAACCAGATATCAAAGGTGTCACGATAGCTATCATCGCCGGAAGGACCATCTGTTTGAGAGCGCCGTCCGCACTGATCGTGATGCATCTTTCATAATCGGGAGTCTGGGTACCATCAAGTATACCAGGCATTTCTTTAACTTGTCTTCTGATTTCCTCAACCATCTTCGAAGCAGACTTAACGACCGCTTCTATGAGTATCCCACTGAAAAGAAAGCTGAGTAAGGACCATATCGGAATCCGTAATTCACAAGTGCTTCGTTTGATTCGCTTTTTAACAATATCCCTGTAAGTGCAAAATTTCCAACACCGGTTAAGAGAGCGGATATGATAAGCGCTGTGTTGAGCTCTTGGTGTGGTTTATCTGATAGTTTTCTGAAAACCACAAACATTATACCTATCGAACATGCAATCAAGCCGACCGTAGTAAAGGCTATCGGGTAGAGAATTAGTTTTACTGCCGTTTCATAGAATTTGCCAGAAAGTACGTAGTTGTAAGAAGCAAGTACAATAGCAGACAGCATCGCACCCACAAAGCTTTCAAGTAAATCCGCACCAAGACCGGCGACGTCTCCAACGTTGTCACCGACGTTATCAGCAATCGTTGCAGGGTTTCTGGGATCATCTTCGGGAAGTTTTAACTCTGTTTTTCCAACAAAATCAGCTGCCATGTCGGCTGCTTTAGTGTAAACCCCTCCACCAACCCTGTCGAACATAGCGACTATCGAACAACCAAGTGAGTAACCTGATAAGGTCATGGCGAATGGGATGAAATTAACACCTATGTGATTACTAAAGATCTGCATGCTTTCAAAGCTCAGCTGGTTTTTGAATAGGGTTAGCACTATGTTAATTCCCAAGAGCGCCAGTGCACCGACTGAAAGTCCCATAACAGAACCGCCTTGGAATGCAATCTTTAAAGCAGGTCCAATTCTTTTCGTTTACCTTGCAGCTTCCAAGACTCTTACATTCGCCCTAGTGGCGGCTTTCATGCCGAAGCAACCTGCTAAAGAACTCATAAATGCACCGAAAAGAAAAGCAATACCTACGTACCATGCTGTTAAGAGACTGAGGACGACCGCGATAACGATGGTATAAATTGCAACTGTTCTGTATTCGTGGTAATGAATGCGTCTGCTCCTTTGCGAATGCATATAGAAATTTCTCTCATCCGTTCAGTTCCTTCTGGTTTCTTGAGGAATGAATAGAAGTTGTAAGCAACCAACATAAGTGCGACTACAGGCCCAAAGACGAAAAACAGTTGCATAAGGCTCCCCCTTGTTTGGTATTACAGTTCTCATGGCCAACTTTTTACTCTAAGTCTATCGCAAATTATTCAATTCTCAAAATTGCCGAGTTTATTTCAGAACAGTCTAAGAAAACAAAAAAGAGGGCACCATTTTTGATGCCCTCTTTCTGCTTTTACTTTTGGTCGGGGTGACTGGACTTGAACCAGCGACCTCTTGCGCCCCATGCAAGCGCGCTAGCCACCTGCGCTACACCCCGACTCTTGTGTTGATACGGAATTATTTTAGCATATGCTCAATAAAAAATCAAGTAAGTGGGAAGTGGACAACTTTGGTGTTGCTTGTGTTATAATATTCAAAAATTCTGGAACGTAAAGTAGGGGGGATTATTGTGTACGAAGATGTGGAACTCTCTCTTAAGAATTTGAGAGAAGCTTTCGAGGTGTTAAGTCGAGAAAAGTCTGAGAAAAAGAACAAATTTCTGAAAAGGCTTGCTGAGAAAATAGATGAAAACCGAGAGTATCTGAAAGCTGAAAACAGCAAAGATGTAGAAAGAGCTCGTGAATTGAAGGTCAAAGAATCTCTGATAGATAGGCTGGTACTTAACGATAAAAGGATAGACGAAATGATTGAAAGTTGTCAGATTGTCGAAAGCTTGAGAGATCCCATCGGTGAAGTTGTCGACTCGTTCGTCAGAGAAGACGGTTTGACAATTTACAAAGTCCGTGTTCCGATAGGTGTTCTTGCTATTATTTACGAATCACGTCCAAATGTGACGATCGAAACTTCCATTTTGGCACTAAAGTCGGGAAACACGATATTACTTAAAGGTGGTTCTGATGCGCTAAATTCAAACAAGGCTCTTGTCAAACTTATAAAACAAGCATTAGATGACGCTGATTTACCAAGAAATTCGGTTGAATTAGTCGAACATACTGATAGAAGTGTTGTTGATTACATATTAAAACAACGCGGGTTGATCGACTTAATCATTCCGAGAGGAGGCAAATCTTTAATTGACTATGTTGTAAGTAACGCAAAGATGCCTGTTTTGGAAACGGGGGCTGGTGTCTGTCATATATTCGTTGATGAGAGTGCGGACATTGACAAGTCAATTGCAGTAATAGATAACGCGAAAACCCAAAGACCTGGAACCTGTAACGCTGTGGAAACTTTATTAGTCCACAGAAAAATAGCCTCCGAATTCTTACCAAAGTTGAAAAAGTTATTTGATGATAAGAAGGTTGAAATTCGTGGCTGTGAGGAGACCAGAAAGGTCATAGAATGTGCCCCGGCCACTGAGGAAGATTGGGCAACTGAATATTTGGACCTGATTATATCCGTGAAGGTTGTCTCTTCGTTAGATGAGGCAATTGAGCATATCAAGAAATATTCTACAAAACATTCCGAAGCAATTCTTACTGAGAACTATTCAAACGCTATGAAATTCTTAAATGCAATAGATTCATCAACAATTTATGTTAATGCTTCAACAAGGTTCACAGATGGTGGACAATTTGGAATGGGAGCTGAGATTGGCATAAGCACTCAAAAGTTTCACGCGAGAGGCCCTGTAGGACTCAAAGAACTAACAACAACTAAATTTATCGTCTTCGGTGATTATCATGTCAGAAAATAACCATAGGAGTGATTGACATTATGGCTAAGATTGTACTGAAGGTTGGCAGTAATTTGCTTGTCAAGGAAGATGCAATAGATAAGACGTATGTTATGAAGCTGGTCTCGCTTGTCGACGAGCTAATGGGTTCAGGCCATCAAGTGGCAATTGTCTCATCTGGTGCTGCAGCTTCTGGAAGAGCATTGTTAGCATTCAAAGGACATTCTAAAAGCCTTCTATCCAAGCAAGCACTTTGTGCCATCGGCCAACCTAAGTTAATGGAAATATATCAGCAGGCGTTTAGTTTTTACAATCGGCAAGTTGCACAGATATTGTTGACGAGGGACGACTTTAACAACCGGCAGCGGTTTCTAAATCTCAGAAACACACTAATTGGTCTAAGTGAACTTGGTATCGTACCTATTGTGAACGAAAATGACACGATTTCGGTTGATGAAATAAAGTTCGGTGATAATGACGTGCTTTCTGCCATGTTTTCGATATGCTGGGGTGCTGACTATCTGTTCCTTATGACTTCAGTTGATGGTGTAATAGGAGAAGATGGAACGGTTATAGAGAACTATCCAATTGACATCCAAAACGTAAAAATAGCCGAACTTGGAAAAACTTCTTTTGGTTCTGGCGGTATATTTTCGAAAATTGCGGCTGCAAAGATTGCAGTTGAAAGCGGCGTGGATTCGTATGTGATTAATGGCAGGAATTTGGAATGTGTAAAAAAGATACTTAGAAGAGCGAAATGTGGAACCAGGTTTGTTACTTCGAAGCAAAGAAGACTATCCAAAAGAGAATCATGGGTGAAGTACATCAGCAAGCCAAAAGGAACGGTTTACATAAACGAAGGTGCGAGAACTGCCTTGTTAAATAGAAAGAGTCTGTTACCTGTTGGGGTAGTTGATGTTGAAGGTAAGTTCGAAAAAGGTGATGTCGTTCTTTTAGCTCATGGTGAGGAGATTTTGGGAAGAGGTATCACAAACTATTCAGCCGATGAAATTCAACGAATAAAAGGGTTAAGAACTTCGGAAATCCCTGAAGAGATTTACACATACGATGAAGTAGTACACGCAGATAACGTGATTCTTGAGATAAAAACATTATAAAGAAAAAAGGAATTTGCTGAGACGGTTGGTGATATGTATGAAAGTAGGGATAGTAGGTGTTGGAAACATCGGTAGCATGATTTTAGAGGTTTTAAACAGCAAAAGTGAACACGAGTTCTTTATATACAATAGGTCACCCGAAAAAGTTCGAAAGTATGAAGCGTTTGAGAATATTAAGATCTGTGCGAACATCCAGGAAGTCTATCAGGAATCTGATTACACGTTCCTCTGCGTAAAACCTCAACAAGCCCCGCAAGTATACGAGGCACTTGCTGGAGTATCACAAGAAAACGGAATTATAGTAAGTACTGCTGCTGGCAAAAGGATAGAAGAGATTTCGTCTGCCACTCGTAAGAACAAGATAATCAGAATAATGCCCACGATAACTTCGAAGATTTCCATAGGTATTACCGCTGTCTGCTACAGTAAACACGTACCTATGGAAAAACGGAAAGAATTTTCAGAATTAATCTCTCCATTCGGTGAGATAATGGAATTGGAGGAAGATAAATTCGATGCGTTTACTGTGCTTAACAGCAGTGGCCCAGCTTTTGTTGCTTTCGTGTTGGAAAGTTTTATAGAAGGAGCGATAAATATCGGTGTCAATCCGGATTACGCGCGAGATATTGTACTCAGAACCTTTGAAGGTTCCATAAAGTTGCTGGAACATATGAACATCGAACCTTCGAGGTTGAAGTACCTAGTTTCTTCACCCGGAGGAGTTACTATACGAGGCTTGTACGAACTTGAAAAGAATGGAGTCAAGGGTGCAATAATGTCTGCAATATATGAAGCATACAAACGAAGTCACGAGTTGTGAAAGTCTAGTATCGAGCATCTAATTTTCATATTACAAACCATATGGTTAAAAAACGGAACATTTCGTTAATGTATATGGTATACTATTTGAAGTAAAAGTGAGAGACGGAACTGTACCTTGGATGCTGTTAACTTGTAGTGATGGAAGACAATAGAACACTCATAACACGCGCAATATCATTCCCGTTCAGTTTCAAGAGATTTCTCACTACACAAAAGCTGTTTACGTACATTGGAAGATTGTCAATATTCTTAAATCCACGCTTGGCTCGTACAAAGTCTTGGAATAACGAAAATTTAGATTCACATTGATTGTTCTGCCCAAGTCTCACAACTATATGGTTGATATTCTTGTATAGTATCTTCACTGCACCATACGCACCAAGTCCATCAGTGATTAGTTCGATTTCTCTTTCGTTGTTACCAAAGAACTTCTCTAACAATATCTTCACCTGACCCATATCACGATACTTAGACACATGCCAAGCAACAATAAGATTCGAATTGTGCTCAACTAAGAACCAAACGTAGTACTTTTTGGATTTAAACACAACGACAGTTTCATCACCATGGACTTTGAAAGCATCTACAGGAACGAGGATGGAAAAGAAACAAGACAACTTAAGGATCCACTTGTAGATAGCGACATGAGAGACTTTGATATTAAGTGAGTCTCTGATGGAACGCAAGGACACAGCTTTGAAATAAAGGACGAAGGCTTTAAGGACAATAAAGATAGGGAAACGGAAGAACTTGAAAGAGTCGAAAGGAAGAGGGACAAATTGAGGTAAGTTAGTTGGGATTTCGTCTCTGGTATGGCAAGAACGGCAACGGAACTTAACGAAGGCTTTTTTGACTTTGTGGATTTGCATAGTTTTTCCACAGACAGGGCATTTAGGATAAGGGAAAGAGAAGAGCTTGTGTTTTTTTGAATGAACAAGTCTGAAAGTGCGCTTACAGTCTTTGCAAAAGTATTGTTGGTTACCGTACTTATCATGACCGTTTTTGTAGATGTTGGTAGAGCCGCATTTGGGGCAAGAGACTACAGAATTTTGCA
The DNA window shown above is from Fervidobacterium changbaicum and carries:
- a CDS encoding ABC transporter permease — its product is MEQRNWKIIKYVIALSILFFVLFWIRTTIRNEFSRSLRENLFRLANSISTMEVDSISERFPDILVYKSTFEGEEYETRKGLKGLVKTLPDYSYGEEHAFYEEVYLSSNILRVDNKDYFVVFTPIVKDFEVAGILIQLHPASDSLKLLRTVDVMFLIFYGLFAIAFAIATFSIDPVTTYAIIVTFGVVLVFIVYPLYEAVRLTFMRTGTFTTSVWKTVLTEKGYLKAFANSVLLGSITATVSTIVGFLFAFLVTRTAIKGKKFISTLATLPVISPPFSLTLSIILLFGSNGLITKQLLKLNWDIYGLDGLVIAQTMGMFPIAYLTMVGVLEAIDSTLEEASMNLGASRWKVFTTVTLPLSLPGLLSSWLLVFTNSVADFANPLMLGGKFNVLSVTAYLEVTGMNRLDRGAALSLLLLLPTLTAFYLQRYVVNRKSYVTVTGKPSGRIVEIVSPGARRVLSVIAYVIIIFLVGLYSTIFMGCFVKNWGIDYTFTTANIVEALQRGKKALTDTTLLATVAMPIAGVFSMIVAFLFVRKKFPGKKLLQGLVLLPFSIPGTLVGISYVIAFNKPPLILVGTAAIIVINYVIRELPVGVEGGVATLKQIDPSIEEAAQNLGANPQTVFSTIILPLIRPAFISSLSYTFVRSMTAVSAVVFLISAKWYHITMQIYNFSENLRFGLASVLSSVLIIIILVVFGLLRLLVRKSEYLEKTIVQQ
- a CDS encoding ABC transporter ATP-binding protein encodes the protein MKQVSLKIKNVSKVFKDFRGREVTAVDNISFEVNPGEFVTLLGPSGCGKTTTLRMIAGFEKPTSGMILINDVNVVEIPPWKRDTAMVFQSYGLFPHMNVAENIAYGLKMRKVPKEEIEKKVKAILKVVGLEGFEERPPSSLSGGQQQRVALARALVVEPSVLLFDEPLSNLDVLLREQMRVEIKRIQKEVGITAIYVTHDRTEALTLSDKIVLMKGGKIEQIGTPEEIYEKPESKFAAEFMGKINFFPIDVVEFQPDKTVVKLKNAVYEIPSVPTKRSEKYVLGCRPEGLKLSKEGPVKGIITTIVYLGNFSEYYIQTDYGEVMVKVLPPFDKNLTEGREVFIEVIPEIAKIIPES
- a CDS encoding glutamate-5-semialdehyde dehydrogenase, which translates into the protein MYEDVELSLKNLREAFEVLSREKSEKKNKFLKRLAEKIDENREYLKAENSKDVERARELKVKESLIDRLVLNDKRIDEMIESCQIVESLRDPIGEVVDSFVREDGLTIYKVRVPIGVLAIIYESRPNVTIETSILALKSGNTILLKGGSDALNSNKALVKLIKQALDDADLPRNSVELVEHTDRSVVDYILKQRGLIDLIIPRGGKSLIDYVVSNAKMPVLETGAGVCHIFVDESADIDKSIAVIDNAKTQRPGTCNAVETLLVHRKIASEFLPKLKKLFDDKKVEIRGCEETRKVIECAPATEEDWATEYLDLIISVKVVSSLDEAIEHIKKYSTKHSEAILTENYSNAMKFLNAIDSSTIYVNASTRFTDGGQFGMGAEIGISTQKFHARGPVGLKELTTTKFIVFGDYHVRK
- the proB gene encoding glutamate 5-kinase → MAKIVLKVGSNLLVKEDAIDKTYVMKLVSLVDELMGSGHQVAIVSSGAAASGRALLAFKGHSKSLLSKQALCAIGQPKLMEIYQQAFSFYNRQVAQILLTRDDFNNRQRFLNLRNTLIGLSELGIVPIVNENDTISVDEIKFGDNDVLSAMFSICWGADYLFLMTSVDGVIGEDGTVIENYPIDIQNVKIAELGKTSFGSGGIFSKIAAAKIAVESGVDSYVINGRNLECVKKILRRAKCGTRFVTSKQRRLSKRESWVKYISKPKGTVYINEGARTALLNRKSLLPVGVVDVEGKFEKGDVVLLAHGEEILGRGITNYSADEIQRIKGLRTSEIPEEIYTYDEVVHADNVILEIKTL
- the proC gene encoding pyrroline-5-carboxylate reductase; this encodes MICMKVGIVGVGNIGSMILEVLNSKSEHEFFIYNRSPEKVRKYEAFENIKICANIQEVYQESDYTFLCVKPQQAPQVYEALAGVSQENGIIVSTAAGKRIEEISSATRKNKIIRIMPTITSKISIGITAVCYSKHVPMEKRKEFSELISPFGEIMELEEDKFDAFTVLNSSGPAFVAFVLESFIEGAINIGVNPDYARDIVLRTFEGSIKLLEHMNIEPSRLKYLVSSPGGVTIRGLYELEKNGVKGAIMSAIYEAYKRSHEL
- a CDS encoding DDE-type integrase/transposase/recombinase — its product is MQIHKVKKAFVKFRCRSCHTRDEIPTNLPQFVPLPFDSFKFFRFPIFIVLKAFVLYFKAVSLRSIRDSLNIKVSHVAIYKWILKLSCFFSILVPVDAFKVHGDETVVVFKSKKYYVWFLVEHNSNLIVAWHVSKYRDMGQVKILLEKFFGNNEREIELITDGLGAYGAVKILYKNINHIVVRLGQNNQCESKFSLFQDFVRAKRGFKNIDNLPMYVNSFCVVRNLLKLNGNDIARVMSVLLSSITTS